In Ischnura elegans chromosome 3, ioIscEleg1.1, whole genome shotgun sequence, the sequence AATGTCCATTTCACATAAATGTTACACGCGACCTTTACAGtaaagtccgttttacacggtgcacgtacTTTCCCAATCTGACGTGTGTTCGAAGGAGCAGTCAAAATTTGTGTCGcggaaagcggtgaattgctagaaaacatgcgagaatgcgtgccTGTGAGAattggcaaaatagtccctgttctaatttatttcatgcattcgcgcaattccactccatttcataaattaatgcagtcctaacctgcgcaattccgtgctacgtgtaaaacggccttaagacatcTTCCCCAAAAATTCATCCAATCCATTTAAAAGGACAGTGGTTGTCTCCGACGTCATCTACTTTGAGGGATATTGTAAATTCGGCATTCCAAGGCCCACTTTTTTTCGCGTCAGCCACAGGTGACGACAAACGCTCGTCGATGAGTTCAATCTTCATTCCGCCCGCCTTGTTTTTATGTGGCTGATTGCGTTATCTTCATTTCCAAACTATGCAAAGTGAAATGCAACACACTCACATGGGTTGCATATTACGAGAGTTACCTCGGAATCGGGGAGACTATTTCGCCTCGAGTATTCCCAAGGAGCTACAAGTAATGACGAGGATATCATTGGTTACCACCGCGCGGTCCATAGCGGAGGGTATGCTGCTTAGCGATAGTATGACAATGGCGGTGAGTGACGATACTACTTTATAATAGTttagaagtcaaagaaacatttaactaagcaataaaaatgactttgcaacgttttattattttttgttttattgcggtctccaagaccgcacgtcactggttaagggttaaactcTCCCAGCACATTCCCGCAACACTTAATAATTCCAgcacacttccccgaacgcttccgttaCGACTGGGTGGGTTTATGGCGGGGACGGTAAAAAAACAACATTTCGTTAATGACGCCTGAACCCTAAATTTTGCTTTACAACCGGAAGAAACAGGTAATTTTGCTCATGTAGTTTAACAGAAAATTTCCATGGGAATTCAGGTGACAACTTCCGAGTATGAAACAAAtgaaccaaaaaataaatatgctaagccatttatgccatattttggcAAGAAATTGTTAGCGAACCTCAGAGTCAGTTTCCGCACCCTAACTACGAGTAAAAAAGTCTACAAAGAAGAGCATCAAACGCCTCAGGATTATTCCAGGCCTGCCTTTTGACCTGACTTAGGCCGTAACATGGTACAAAATATGAAGGTGAAAAAAACAACTTTCGCTGAATAGAAGAAGTTCTGGAGTGAAGAGGAAGGCATGCCGCTGGAgcttgaaagagagagagatgaagagaTAGAGGGTGAGggtgaaagagggagagagaggaggtgagagagtaagagagagagagggagggggtcaGGAGCCTTCCTATGAGAGCAGTGCCAAGGGGAAAGAAGCTACAACAATAATCATGCTTGAAATTGACAAAAATCTTGCTCCCGGATAAAGAGCCTAGCATTATTATACAACGTATGATTTTGAAGTATGCTTTATTGCATAGAAGAAGGATGTAACTTTGAGGGGACTAAAAAATCTCTTTTGTGTTTGCTTTCTACGTTGCAGAAGTAGGAGGAGAAAATCAGATCTAATTTTCGTCATATCTATGcaaattactattaatattacGAAATTACCAAGATTTAAAATACAGAAACGTGCCACTTGCCTAGATTTTGCATTCGTTTTTTAATGATATACATTAAAAATGACCCTTATAAAGGTAATAGCAAATTCACAATTGGCCGCGTCAACACAGCCTGCAAAAGCTGCTTTTTACTGGGGGATAGAACAGCCTTAAGTAATAAATCATTAACTTAACACAACCTCTTCTCACAAACATTACAGTATTTCATGCCAGAAAAAAACATTTAGAATGAAAAACTTACATTCTGGTGTCCTTGCTgcctcaaaattaaatttaaaaacaataccAATTCAGGGTGGCAAGATGATAGAAATATGCAAGGTATGCAGATAAGGGAGTGTCTATCTCAAGATAGACTTCACTCCATTTGAATTACCTTATATTTCTTACATAACTGAGAGATAACAAATCAAGGAGAGACAGACAACAATTGATAAATCAGTATGATGTTCATTACTAAAGTGTACCATGATATCGTGTGAAAAAACAACCACAGAGTCATGTGTACTACTAAATAAGTATCTTCCGCATGAATATGTgcaatgcaacaaaaaatactACTAAAAGTGCACAAATTTTGCAGAAAACCATGCCTGACATCAGACCCTTATCTGAAGACTTACAGGAAATAGCAAAGACTCAACTTAATGAAGAGCCAAAAAGGATTGAAGATGACTTGAAGCATATAAAAGAATGGCTCTCAAAACAGCCACACATTACGGCTAGAACAGGTGAGAtaataatatgtacatattttttttatggatAACATACATTGGAGGGCAATATGCCCATTTAAAAGATGGAACAGCTTATGCAAAAAAAAaggtataattataaaaatatgtaatccaCTTAAGGCTGCAAGTTATAGTTTTTGGTTTAGAGTTACAAGAGCACTGCACTTTTAAAAATTAGCCTGCTATTAGTGATTTATATAATGATTAATACCTCACATGTCCTCAGTCAGACATCATCTGACTCTGATTTTCCTGGACGATTCCTATGTTAGATcacacctaaaatattttccccagaTCATTTTCCAGCCCTGCAACTAAAGGAATATTTGAGATAGGATGAGCAAAAGCCAACAAATAGTGTATAACACCCGAGGTAAAAATGCATGAGAGCTCGAGAGtatggaggagaaagaataattgAATTGGAAATGGTTGAATGTGAATCTATAACCATGTATTTTCAATccaataacaaattaaattttattttctagatgACCAGTTCTTGATAGCTTTTCTACGAGGATGTAAATACAGCTTGGAACGAACAAAGGAAAAACTTGACTACTTTTACACATTCAGGTCAACACTTGGAACATATTTTAATGACAGAAATGTCTTTGccacaatagcacaaaaaatttTAGATTTGGGGTAAGAAAAACTGATATCTTTACAAGTCATGGTTAACTACCTAATTTTATGTGCCACAGtgaacacataaaaaattattgaaacattgaaatcattttttactaGTGTCATGCTACCATTGCCAGAACCAGATGACCAGGGAAGAAGAGTACTTTTGCAGAGGGTTGGGATACATGACccagatgaaataaaatttactgatgTCTTCAAAGTGAACTTCATGCTTTTGGATTATATGATCATGAAAGATGACAGATTCATTACTGCTGGAGTTGTCATTCTACTTGATATGAGTCATGTAACATTGGGGCATGCTGCACAAATGACTCCAACAGTCGTTAAGCAAATCATGAAATGCTCTCAGGTATGTGGCGGCTACACCAATACAGCATTTCTATTTGGTTTATTCAAAACatcatattcaatttttaatgtttcttggaatgatttttaaatttttataaaccgTAGGTAGTCCCCAAATAATTAAATGACcaaagaggtgaaatattttgTGTTGATTCAATGTTTTGGAGAATAGGTCTTGGAAGACTTTGAATCAATGTTAAACATAGAggccaagaaaagaaaaaaatcttaatttttataaaaatcttttcatatTGTTTGATCACATCCTCATCTTGAACATTAACTCATTAAATGTTAAATTAGGATGGCAAATATACCCATAATCAACTCAGTGGAAATTTCTCaggatgaaatgaaaagaaattgatttttttcccaaaatatcaCAATGCCGagagaataaaaaggaaaaggagAATACAGACATTTATTCCTCCAACCAAAGAAAATTGCTCTGAACAGAACTGGGGATACACAAAAATGGCTACACAACTTGAGATTAATACTAGAAACCCCATCTCATAGACCATATGTCTTTAACCCGCAACCTGCCGCTAATTTATTGTGCCCCCTAGATGctgaagtttatattttatctctgCGCACCTGTAAATGACACTCTGATGACCAAATAAACCGTGTCAAAAATCGCATTTgttgattgaattttttaaccaataaagattatgcactttgaaaatatgttttttgtgaaaaaaaatccaactttggctcttgcattaaaaaaggttgaagatccCTGGCTTAGACTGAGGAATCActcaaaataactaaattttctttgaatgtttGGAAgtaaatttcttagcttttctacaaaaacacactttattgccgactagtttcggttacactgtaccattttcaagactagtgaaaatggtacagtgtaaccgaaactagtcggcaataaagtgtgtttttgtagaaaagctaagaaatttccttccaaacattaaatatggaattctacaaagtaaaggcctcaacaattcagtgcaaattttCATTGTGCTGTATATTACTTGAGGTAAAATAACAAAAGCAATTGagatgccaaaactttttttttcaacaatcatCATTTAGGAAGGATACCCAATCAGGCTTAAGGCAGTCAATTACATCCACACACCACCAGCTTTTGAAACAATATTCAATCTCTTTAAATCTTTCTCGAAAGAGAAACTAAAAAACAGGGTGAGTACATTGTACATTcctatttcttaatatttctatGTATTATGAACACCTCCTGATCATGAATTTCGTTAATTTGTCACGAGCACTTGAAAAGATGATTATTTTGTACTACtattaaatttcagcattttttttacctttgtacAAATCTTAACTTAAGTTTTGCAGAAATATAAAGaaagttaaatatttacttttaaaatgaggaataatattaaaattggtagcaagagatttttttatctgctccacaaaaaaaaagaaaaaagatcttTTTTGtagaagaaatataaataaaagattggAGAATATGTAACTGAACACTTTGAAggctatttatttattgaaaaaccgTAAATAATAGAAACTTTTCTCAGTTACATGTCCATGGAGAAGATATGGATTCTTTGTACAAAAATGTACCCCAAAGATTACTACCCAAAGAATATGGAGGAGAAGCAGGCACATTAGATGAATTAACAAGTAGGTGCTTTTGTATCTTATGGGAAAGGTGGAGAAAGAATATTCCtcctgtttttaaattaaaattttttccatctacaatgtttgtttttcttcaccacagaatattggaaaaaagaaatggaaagtaTGAAAGAATGGTTCCAGGAAGACGAAAAATTCAAGTCTAATGAAGCCAAGCGGCCAGGGAAGCCTAGGACATACGAAGACTTATTTGGGGTCGAAGGTTCATTTAGACAGTTATCAGTAGACTGATATTTCCATCACCTCTCCACTCTATCAATTTTAACTCTGAATCAATAAAgactcatttaaaaattgaattatttcacttAACATTGACTATTGTGACAGTCAGCGAGAatattttcacatcaaaaaattataacaagATATTCAGCTGATAAGAAGTACATACTGATCATCTAAAAAAAGGGCAATCAttacccagataacacggcatttgtattacatctgtattacatcaataatacacaaaaaatacgtgcccaaatacatatgtataagatggaatacgatcgtattacatcggtatatttcacgtagaagtggttcaaaagtccctatggatgtatgtattcgtgcgtattacaaattggaaatctgaatacccatacatgaattatacatatgtatacaatggaatacaatcgtattacgtctgtatatttcacgtaaaagtggctcaaaagtccctcaggatgtatgtatacatgcgtattacaaattggaaatctgaatatccttacatgaaatatacatatgtatctgcaggccctcgtacacgaattatacatattgattttgtgacccacatccacttaatatcaatatggatcaaacggatgaataaatataaggaaaccagaacatacagataataaaacatttattcaaagagaaaaataaaataatacacacaaataacaagtgtggccatgaatattgataacaagcattaagggccagcaatcAGTAGGTGAAACTTACAAAAACTTACTTACttgttagttttaaaaaatggcacaaagataaatcaagtacaaacaatggtttgagttggaaaataaaaaaaaatgttagcacggaacaagcgttgtaacccattgcacaagaagaaacctgaattcaggaaaccaactctgcacaattagccactttctgaaaggagaaaagaagaagtcaagtttaaaagtcatgcaaaaatatatctttttgtaagatctgagtaggagctcaaggcctttcaatttttttttttttttcaattcatataggcagtcagtattctgtgaagtctgtaattttagtactaattctgtattctgaatgcaaatgaaagtttggcttctctgctagattccagacataagttttaaattttttcatttaccaattatgtcgaggtcccagctagcacagatttgaccttgtcctttgagaaatcaaatattttggggatatgctttcattttacaaattaatagcctttctcttaagaagaatgagaaatatgagaaaagatcatatggctacttttaaatataaattaactaggaaaacgtgaatccattggtatgcttatttagtacatgatactaatatattagtaccatgatttagtagcggatgactcacacagaaaaaatataaacttgtgatatcaaattttcaaacaaataaatttcatacataaccgataatttcaggcttaactttaagaaacctctccattatggttaaaaaaaaaaatttccctcaaagcttacctcggtattaacaattccacctggtcttctgactttgcttcgtcgtcttttccgtaatccattctcctcttgtccaggccaagctatttacatcgtcgcctgctgggtatgcgcgaaagagcatgaaaagaaaattataattaataaatttggcccgtacgcacctttttcttacatataatgaaaaactttcgcatgaaaattacgtatttatcttgtgttaataataatgacgaaatgcaccttaattgactgcatttcaagatgaaagaaatattacattttgctttaagggaaccgatattacacgaccaatacttcttgttcgttaaataattagaagtagagggcaaaaccgctcggaacctcgaggaatctattagtgacaaggctacgctgataagtctaaggtcaaagatgttatgactaaagcataggataactaggaatgcaagaactacaatacagtaggttgtggtaataaacagcgataaaacaacttacacgtgaacgaaaacattcctttaaacaattttttctgctcttaattaagagaagaaaaaatgtaacttcagccgcgaagcacggaattactatacgacgcataatctattaatttatacgtacaagattgacattactatgttttaccatataacttcaatggacaccagtctcctcgatacataactcaacaaaaaaggaaaacaatagccaaacataaaataattacctctattggcgcaatgtgttgaccacattgcgccaatagttgtatccaaatatactcaaataacataattaatgtagtctatgtaggcgtacaatacaataaaagataaatcataccttaccttaataatccagtgacaggaaactgctggagctggcttgcacgaatcgcaataatgtgtgggattgaagcacatttccagcaaaacatagcttcgggttaagcacaccatccacacgcaccggttatcgaggattaaaacactatgtcaattcttccaataagtataataatacaaacaaatataaaattaaccataCATCAGTggctagttaataacggatttccttttgtttagtagcgtagatgccggagttcctcctacagcacgttctcgtagtctcgaacgaaatgccgaggtttactgtcaacgagattataactgtatcccACTCACTTtcctagcgacagtgagccgcggaattgagaatttaattttttgtctatacagttacattaaaatattgtttaaaaaatcaaacttcgcttttacttttgatctgtgcaagtactatgttttgtagTTTTCATGTATTGttaaccatttttccatgtgtatatttcgcggaaagaaactgaattttacatatgtaatacttctgtatttcgcgtgcatttacaaattaacataaatagccgccatctttactacccttgctcacatcgaccagtatatgatttatttttaagctttctgggtataaattcgaatggatgaatgatcattaaaatagggaaatctggcgtttgctgtgaacatattatttctggtaaaaatgtttatgaacatttcgcaagacgccacgaaaatctacctcccaagtattacagaaaatatacataatgtatattttgtgtatttttgaccacatttacatatgtatttcctctgtattcatacatatgtaaaagtggtatgtgttacacgataaatacatttgtatttttgtgtatttttgaccacatttacataagtatccaaatttcaaaaatacacaaaaaatacaaatgtatttatcgtgtaacaagtgccacttttacatatgtatgaataaataggaaatacattcaataatacatatgtactacagatgtaatacataacaaaaatatatatgtatgtatcccatgaaaatacaatatatatacatatgtatatcgaaatgtgtgttgttggggtaaatttatcaaagttttcaatGGACTAAAACAATGGTTGGAACCCTGGAGGCAACTGGAGGCAACGTGTTAATAGGAACACCAAACGGGATTATGTCACGAAAAATGTGAGCAATTGTCTATGAATATTTgggatattttaaaacttattttttatttcaaagtaattttgTCTGTAACTTCAGATGGTCATAAGTACAGAGGTAAATGAGCAAATGATTACATGCATCTACGAAAATTCTATACATTTCAAACAGGGCAGCATAGGTATTTAGAATGGTGGGTACCACAAAATAAAGAGGAACAAATATTCTCACCTTCCAGTAAAGCCAAGGAAGTACGAAGTGCAAGAGATCCTTCATCATTCAAATCTGCATTCATTCGTTGCTAGATGACAGCAGACATAGCGAGTCACTGGAAAGATAAAATTACCTAATAAGCATCGATCTACTTCACATGGAACTTCACCTGTGTACATGCTccaattttcatctacatctacatgatgaCCTTCTGGCCATATTTAGGGTGTTTGGGTGGGAAAAACTATATGAGGTACCTCTCCTGTCTTGCAAAATTTCCTTCTTGAAAAATTCATACTATCTTAAACATTGGGGTCATTGTGCCTGAACGTGCCGCAATGCCATTCCGggactggttaacaaaagacatattgggcaaatagcacttttatcaattttgttgcttcaaaatttctaatatatacatttgtaGTTAGAGGTGGGTCGGTTCCAGTACCCGTCTCTCGGTTCTGCCGGATCTTGGCCGGTGAAACCGGTATtgagaaccgatcgcataaagtcggtactttggaaccggctcggtATGGTcgcaaggatttgaatttggcgcccaaaccgaaatggtctgcagcttattcaaggccaaaaagtgaaaaaaaaaagactttccgATTGCATGCGGTCCACGTTTTTTGCTTTTAGTTAGTCGCTCTCGCCAACTTTGTAGCATTTCCGTAGCCGCGGCCGCTACGGAATAGTAATTACAGGAGTTCTTCGACATAAGAGCAAGATACGTTTCGAGaacttgttcgtaagttgataaacctgtGCAAGGCAACgaaaagtgttgttatcctgcggaatgcaacactgcattacgattacagaaaagtttctcgggttttctaccggttgatgtcgtccatgtctcacgacgtttcgatccgcgacttgctgatcatcctcaggggatcttctgaagaaTTTCGGAAGaatttcggaagatcccctgaggatgatcagcatgtcgcggatcgaaacgtcgtgagacatggacgacatcaaccggtggaaaacccgagaaacttttctgcaacttatacgccgggaaaacctaagatcatactgcATTACGAATTTGCGTTATCTCACGGCCGCTCAGTTAATCCATGGTGTccctgtaccggcgtgttgagttGTAGTTTATTGTCGAGGcgataagaactgtgacagtgaagcatacGAACAATTTgcaattgaagtaaaaatttaagctacatcgcaaATACAGattatattttgaactgactcacaaattacaaaaaattaacgGATGCTGTCGTCAGATGTCGGAGTTTCACTATTATCACATAAGCGCGGCTCTTCAAAATAAACGTCGAGCACTACCCTTTTCAGTGAATGCCTATTTAGTACTGCAGGAAATATTTCTTCCATAAAACAATAGATTAGACCAAGAtggggtaaaaatgttgaaattttttaaataaaaacgagGAGAAAGAACCGGTGGTTGCCTGATGTGATTTGACATATTGATCGACCATGCATTCTTTAACGTGTTATTTACTcttttttgcttggcaaataaaattatggagacgatctaaAGTTTTTTTACGCAGCTTTCCTGCTAATATACATCtctagtgaaattattttcattcatttcttgtggtcgttcatttaaatttgccattaattcagaaaaTACGAGTCCATcgttggaaccgagtatcgagaaccgatggAGGAGAACCGGACCTCTACCGAGAACCGGAAAAATTCaggaaccgactcatccttatttgtaaccaaaacaaaaaaatgtaataaaatgtaaataataacttgcaataaaaaaacacacagaggaatatttcacttccaaagaaagttacggaaagtgcgttccagcaccgctaattttgccatgacgtcactgatcttaaccctttcacttCTAACTACTAGGAGGGCGATTTTTAGGCTGAGACTCTTCACCCAGGAGTTAAGTCCACCAAGGAGTGAGCTTGGACCATTTTTATAcgtaatattttcacatttcagtttctcaaataattttacaattttgaatacATAATGAATAGGTTA encodes:
- the LOC124155881 gene encoding alpha-tocopherol transfer protein-like yields the protein MQSEMQHTHMGCILRELPRNRGDYFASSIPKELQVMTRISLVTTARSIAEGMLLSDSMTMAKTMPDIRPLSEDLQEIAKTQLNEEPKRIEDDLKHIKEWLSKQPHITARTDDQFLIAFLRGCKYSLERTKEKLDYFYTFRSTLGTYFNDRNVFATIAQKILDLGVMLPLPEPDDQGRRVLLQRVGIHDPDEIKFTDVFKVNFMLLDYMIMKDDRFITAGVVILLDMSHVTLGHAAQMTPTVVKQIMKCSQEGYPIRLKAVNYIHTPPAFETIFNLFKSFSKEKLKNRLHVHGEDMDSLYKNVPQRLLPKEYGGEAGTLDELTKYWKKEMESMKEWFQEDEKFKSNEAKRPGKPRTYEDLFGVEGSFRQLSVD